A part of Brassica rapa cultivar Chiifu-401-42 chromosome A05, CAAS_Brap_v3.01, whole genome shotgun sequence genomic DNA contains:
- the LOC108868787 gene encoding protein GLUTELIN PRECURSOR ACCUMULATION 3 isoform X2, producing the protein MHNWVRASSSDFTGTPPQPRSGHTAVNVGKSMVVVFGGLVDKKFLNDIIVYDIENKLWFEPECTGSVSEGKVGPTPRAFHVAITIDCHMFIFGGRSGGKRLGDFWILDTDIWQWSELTSFGDLPTPRDFSAAAAIGNQKIVLCGGWDGKKWLSDVYVMDTMSLEWMELSVSGSLPPPRCGHTATMVEKRLLVFGGRGGGGPIMGDLWALKGLIDEERETPGWTQLKLPGQAPSSRCGHTVTSGGHYLLLFGGHGTGGWLSRYDVYYNDTIILDRVTAQWKRLPISNDEPPPPRAYHTMTSIGARHLLIGGFDGKSTFGDLWWLVPEGKRTRGIHYRRLAKENGNLCCIRVTTPSYPRGVRRSRVR; encoded by the exons ATGCATAACTGGGTTAGAGCTTCCTCTTCC GATTTCACCGGAACTCCTCCACAGCCTAGGAG TGGACATACAGCTGTCAATGTCGGAAAATCCATGGTCGTGGTGTTCGGCGGCCTCGTCGACAAGAAGTTCCTCAACGACATCATTGTCTATGACATTG AGAACAAACTCTGGTTTGAGCCAGAATGTACCGGCAGCGTTTCTGAAGGAAAAGTTGGTCCTACACCTCGCGCCTTTCATGTTGCCATCACTATTGATTGTCATATGTTCATCTTTGGTGGACGCTCTGGTGGCAAGAG GTTGGGTGACTTCTGGATTCTAGATACAG ATATATGGCAGTGGTCTGAGTTAACCAGCTTCGGCGACTTACCTACGCCTCGTGATTTTTCTGCTGCCGCTGCTATTGGGAACCAGAAAATTGTGTT GTGTGGCGGCTGGGATGGTAAAAAATGGCTGTCAGATGTGTATGTTATGGACACAA TGTCTCTTGAATGGATGGAGCTGTCAGTTTCGGGGTCGTTGCCGCCTCCTAGATGTGGTCATACAGCCACCATGGTTGAGAAGCGTTTACTTGTTTTTGGTGGCCGAG GAGGTGGTGGACCTATCATGGGTGATCTGTGGGCTTTGAAGGGTCTAATAGATGAAG AGCGTGAAACACCTGGATGGACACAACTCAAGCTTCCTGGCCAAGCACCATCGTCTCGATGTGGTCACACTGTCACATCCGGAGGACATTAT CTTCTGTTATTTGGGGGACATGGAACTGGTGGATGGCTGAGTCGTTATGATGTCTATTATAATGACACTATAATTTTGGATAGAG TAACTGCTCAGTGGAAGCGCTTACCGATAAGCAATGATGAGCCTCCTCCACCTCGAGCTTACCATACCATGACTAGTATTGGAGCTCGTCATCTTTTAATTGGTGGTTTTGATGGAAAATCAACCTTCGGTGATCTTTGGTGGCTGGTTCCTGAAG GAAAGAGGACAAGAGGGATTCACTATCGTCGACTTGCAAAAGAAAATGGGAATCTCTGTTGCATCAGGGTTACTACGCCGTCATATCCCCGAGGAGTCAGAAGATCAAGAGTTCGTTGA
- the LOC108868787 gene encoding protein GLUTELIN PRECURSOR ACCUMULATION 3 isoform X1, translating into MHNWVRASSSDFTGTPPQPRSGHTAVNVGKSMVVVFGGLVDKKFLNDIIVYDIENKLWFEPECTGSVSEGKVGPTPRAFHVAITIDCHMFIFGGRSGGKRLGDFWILDTDIWQWSELTSFGDLPTPRDFSAAAAIGNQKIVLCGGWDGKKWLSDVYVMDTMSLEWMELSVSGSLPPPRCGHTATMVEKRLLVFGGRGGGGPIMGDLWALKGLIDEERETPGWTQLKLPGQAPSSRCGHTVTSGGHYLLLFGGHGTGGWLSRYDVYYNDTIILDRVTAQWKRLPISNDEPPPPRAYHTMTSIGARHLLIGGFDGKSTFGDLWWLVPEDDPIAKRSSVPQLRNPPETKESERDLDTQERGQEGFTIVDLQKKMGISVASGLLRRHIPEESEDQEFVELGTRLIEGDVIDNRTSMIQMAAEALRQHWKESTAETLQLKELSALLRDYQRLVT; encoded by the exons ATGCATAACTGGGTTAGAGCTTCCTCTTCC GATTTCACCGGAACTCCTCCACAGCCTAGGAG TGGACATACAGCTGTCAATGTCGGAAAATCCATGGTCGTGGTGTTCGGCGGCCTCGTCGACAAGAAGTTCCTCAACGACATCATTGTCTATGACATTG AGAACAAACTCTGGTTTGAGCCAGAATGTACCGGCAGCGTTTCTGAAGGAAAAGTTGGTCCTACACCTCGCGCCTTTCATGTTGCCATCACTATTGATTGTCATATGTTCATCTTTGGTGGACGCTCTGGTGGCAAGAG GTTGGGTGACTTCTGGATTCTAGATACAG ATATATGGCAGTGGTCTGAGTTAACCAGCTTCGGCGACTTACCTACGCCTCGTGATTTTTCTGCTGCCGCTGCTATTGGGAACCAGAAAATTGTGTT GTGTGGCGGCTGGGATGGTAAAAAATGGCTGTCAGATGTGTATGTTATGGACACAA TGTCTCTTGAATGGATGGAGCTGTCAGTTTCGGGGTCGTTGCCGCCTCCTAGATGTGGTCATACAGCCACCATGGTTGAGAAGCGTTTACTTGTTTTTGGTGGCCGAG GAGGTGGTGGACCTATCATGGGTGATCTGTGGGCTTTGAAGGGTCTAATAGATGAAG AGCGTGAAACACCTGGATGGACACAACTCAAGCTTCCTGGCCAAGCACCATCGTCTCGATGTGGTCACACTGTCACATCCGGAGGACATTAT CTTCTGTTATTTGGGGGACATGGAACTGGTGGATGGCTGAGTCGTTATGATGTCTATTATAATGACACTATAATTTTGGATAGAG TAACTGCTCAGTGGAAGCGCTTACCGATAAGCAATGATGAGCCTCCTCCACCTCGAGCTTACCATACCATGACTAGTATTGGAGCTCGTCATCTTTTAATTGGTGGTTTTGATGGAAAATCAACCTTCGGTGATCTTTGGTGGCTGGTTCCTGAAG aTGATCCGATAGCCAAGAGGTCTTCTGTACCTCAACTTAGAAACCCTCCTGAGACTAAAGAGTCAGAGAGAGATTTGGATACG CAGGAAAGAGGACAAGAGGGATTCACTATCGTCGACTTGCAAAAGAAAATGGGAATCTCTGTTGCATCAGGGTTACTACGCCGTCATATCCCCGAGGAGTCAGAAGATCAAGAGTTCGTTGAGTTAGGAACCAGATTGATTGAGGGAGATGTAATTGATAATCGAACCTCCATGATTCAG ATGGCAGCTGAAGCACTTCGTCAACATTGGAAAGAGTCCACTGCAGAGACTTTGCAATTAAAAGAGCTTAGTGCCTTGCTTCGAGATTATCAGCGACTTGTTACCTGA